One genomic segment of Sander lucioperca isolate FBNREF2018 chromosome 10, SLUC_FBN_1.2, whole genome shotgun sequence includes these proteins:
- the si:ch211-261d7.6 gene encoding zinc finger protein 729 isoform X2 gives MEKSHGQTSQKESSIQIPSGITKQHTYECPDCGKCYCVIGHFLNHQRSHRQASKSLFHDLEHLKKKSFQCESCGRNYSRASALDAHRRCHEENLVKSQNRSSGNAFHTEEPTVEAKPSKNQTDDTPEKSFKCSCGKAFTALMRLKTHQRFSRNSQCSPEEMKEKPKKSCNEFYCSECKKAFNSHIALFNHQRWHANHSNDSAKRFPCEECGKVFMTLTFYYRHQRTAHSDETPAKSFLHQVCQLQKKAFECKDCGLKFSRASALHSHQLHHTDVFRETEKEAQMRTSLLPQQETLESERKETEQEEVDSENVLPTSMAEEDLHVNETDEDGDSYEPGDFNVQVISASESEDEPVQDQNPDLELLCESDQEVRDDGDAGVSPSSLVSKPEMDLKIVEIDFEQTDEQCALVAREAENKTTEERFDCPECYRWFSSASSLRVHRMWHGVRKRRQQTQGQSVAVLTCDTCGHEASSYAAHCSHIHQHKKQNTSADDEAEGLEKKNLACNECGKCFSRLSALVSHQLHHPKRKQFQCPDCMMSYLHAASLFNHMKNCSAQKKENISVTKKEYNPNKTLLGPKIYHCEQCGKGFWSLGAYSHHKQSQSRCTDLRLRKGVTGSLHSVNGHPRSKVACPVCGRKFRHKRIMALHMRKHENGNHKCELCNRSFRLFSSLLRHQVVHNDQLLPPPIKSFQHQVEQLKKNTYSCPDCGKLFSRAKALQFHMKSHGYETGHSPSSPRSPVTLEDRQCATCLAHFNNKASLRAHQKLCIKRENQVVDFKTEPSENYDILTLHKDSLEVTQESSEQITVHTEVKNEMDNGEPKMEIQTDEGNLENPSTTNLKYKCKKCDRSFSVVGALNFHKRIHADGYKSVPKAKLAMSVMLKKPKQEDPSKGQFHCLECGRRFMSNSALGSHKRWHKEKKFSRALLKDDDLKSASHKTEGGPFQCHKCCKQFFNHCVLQRHQMFNPQCRTKTEPEPDSLKSVESNSTLENDEFSCPECNKTFEQGSLLAAHYDSEHSNSVEAADHQGDGLALVDQVPEQVDVNLNGSESMSTTLKPKAHQCPLCPMTFAKARGLRAHKWQAHSKRTKRKNKILLRLKMESIASSSEVKQTEDNTTVKNSPVGRGKKKIRSDPPLVKFVLCLECGKQCSSTRALLDHKKVCVEIKHESKQEVQSPATMAEVSPPLSRLSEHTAKCLFKCDKCGKAFQTEEQLGTHKTKAKSRPYCCALCCHGFWTENQLQQHLTWHDEVRCRLPNEVRYRLSAAMPSKPLKPNIPSADMRGTSFPSCTLNPDSQSQSSHKCQHCGKAFLSPTALQKHETQHCNNDSYHCSICPRTFSEIQDLIDHHQECIGDYKRHSDAPAAVSSGDTNGLTCLECGTTFCQETDLHQHYIEHASRVY, from the coding sequence ATGGAGAAGAGCCATGGTCAAACCTCCCAAAAGGAGTCTAGTATTCAAATACCTTCTGGGATAACAAAGCAACACACCTATGAATGTCCAGACTGTGGGAAATGTTACTGTGTGATCGGACACTTTCTCAACCATCAGCGCTCACACCGACAAGCCTCCAAATCTCTTTTTCATGACCTTGAACATTTGAAAAAGAAGTCGTTTCAGTGCGAGTCTTGTGGGCGCAATTATTCCCGCGCTTCAGCTCTCGATGCACACCGTCGTTGTCATGAGGAAAATTTAGTAAAGTCACAAAACAGGAGTTCAGGAAATGCATTTCACACGGAGGAGCCAACAGTTGAAGCCAAGCCCAGTAAAAACCAGACAGATGATACTCCTGAAAAATCTTTTAAGTGTTCATGTGGTAAAGCTTTTACTGCTCTGATGCGCCTTAAAACACATCAACGATTTAGCCGCAACAGTCAGTGCTCTCcagaagaaatgaaagaaaaaccaAAGAAAAGCTGCAATGAGTTTTACTGTAGTGAGTGTAAAAAGGCTTTCAATAGCCATATTGCCCTCTTCAACCATCAGCGATGGCATGCTAATCATTCAAATGATTCTGCGAAAAGGTTCCCATGTGAGGAATGTGGAAAAGTATTTATGACTCTAACCTTTTACTACAGGCATCAGCGCACGGCGCACAGTGATGAGACCCCAGCAAAATCCTTTCTTCATCAAGTGTGTCAGCTACAGAAGAAGGCATTTGAATGTAAAGATTGTGGACTTAAATTTTCCAGGGCTTCAGCACTTCACTCCCATCAGCTTCATCACACGGATGTTTTTAGAGAAACAGAGAAGGAGGCTCAGATGCGTACCTCTCTGTTACCTCAACAGGAAACTTTGGAaagcgaaagaaaagagacggagcaggAAGAAGTGGACTCCGAGAATGTGCTTCCTACCAGTATGGCTGAAGAAGACTTGCATGTAAATGAGACTGATGAAGACGGGGACAGTTATGAACCCGGGGACTTTAATGTACAGGTGATCAGTGCAAGTGAATCTGAGGACGAGCCCGTCCAAGACCAGAATCCTGATCTTGAACTGCTGTGTGAATCGGATCAGGAAGTAAGAGATGATGGCGATGCCGGAGTTTCCCCCAGTAGCCTTGTTTCAAAACCAGAGATGGATTTGAAAATTGTAGAAATTGACTTTGAGCAAACTGACGAGCAGTGTGCACTGGTAGCGAGAGAAGCGGAGAATAAAACGACAGAGGAAAGATTTGATTGTCCAGAGTGTTACCGTTGGTTTTCTAGTGCTTCATCACTGCGCGTTCACAGAATGTGGCATGGCGTTCGTAAGCGAAGACAGCAGACTCAAGGTCAGTCAGTGGCAGTTCTTACATGTGACACATGTGGCCATGAAGCCAGTAGCTATGCAGCACACTGCAGTCACATTCATCAACACAAGAAGCAAAACACAAGTGCTGATGATGAGGCAGAGGGATTAGAGAAGAAAAATCTGGCATGCAATGAGTGTGGTAAATGCTTCTCACGTTTGTCTGCTTTAGTCTCTCATCAGCTGCACCATCCCAAAAGAAAACAGTTTCAATGTCCAGATTGCATGATGTCTTATTTGCATGCAGCAAGCCTGTTTAACCATATGAAAAACTGCTCCGCACAAAAAAAGGAGAACATTTCAGTCACTAAGAAAGAATACAATCCAAACAAAACCCTTCTCGGCCCAAAGATTTATCATTGTGAACAATGCGGGAAGGGTTTTTGGTCTCTAGGAGCTTACTCCCACCACAAGCAAAGTCAGTCTCGGTGTACAGATTTGAGGCTAAGAAAAGGTGTCACAGGATCTTTGCACTCCGTTAATGGACACCCACGCTCCAAGGTTGCATGTCCAGTGTGTGGTAGAAAGTTCCGTCACAAGCGCATTATGGCATTGCACATGCGAAAACATGAAAATGGAAATCACAAATGTGAACTCTGCAACAGGTCGTTCCGCCTTTTCTCCAGCCTTCTGAGACACCAGGTTGTGCATAATGACCAGTTACTCCCACCGCCCATTAAGTCTTTTCAGCATCAGGTAGAACAGTTGAAAAAGAACACATACAGCTGTCCTGACTGCGGGAAGCTGTTTTCACGGGCCAAAGCACTTCAGTTTCACATGAAAAGCCATGGGTACGAGACTGGGCACTCGCCATCATCGCCAAGATCTCCTGTCACGCTGGAGGATCGGCAGTGTGCAACATGCCTTGCACATTTCAACAACAAGGCCTCTTTGAGGGCTCATCAAAAACTTTGCATTAAGAGAGAAAATCAAGTAGTTGATTTTAAGACAGAACCGTCAGAAAACTATGATATTCTAACATTGCACAAGGATAGTTTGGAGGTCACACAGGAAAGCTCTGAGCAAATAACGGTACATACTGAAGTAAAGAACGAAATGGACAATGGGGAGCCAAAGATGGAAATTCAAACAGATGAAGGCAATTTAGAAAACCCAAGTACAACCAATTTGAAATACAAGTGCAAAAAGTGTGACCGAAGCTTTTCAGTAGTTGGGGCTTTGAATTTTCATAAAAGAATTCATGCTGATGGTTACAAATCTGTACCAAAAGCAAAACTGGCCATGTCTGTAATGCTTAAAAAACCTAAACAGGAAGATCCAAGTAAAGGACAATTTCACTGCTTAGAATGTGGGAGGCGATTTATGTCCAACTCGGCCCTCGGCTCCCACAAAAGATGgcacaaagaaaagaaattttCACGGGCCTTGCTAAAAGATGATGATTTGAAATCTGCGAGCCACAAGACAGAGGGTGGACCTTTTCAGTGCCACAAATGTTGCAAACAGttttttaaccattgtgttctCCAGCGCCATCAGATGTTTAATCCTCAGTGTCGAACCAAAACTGAGCCAGAGCCTGATTCACTCAAAAGTGTCGAAAGCAACAGCACACTGGAAAATGATGAGTTTTCATGTCCAGAATGTAACAAAACGTTTGAGCAAGGTTCACTTCTAGCTGCCCACTATGACAGTGAGCACAGTAACTCTGTTGAAGCTGCAGATCATCAAGGAGACGGGCTCGCCTTGGTTGACCAAGTCCCAGAACAAGTTGATGTCAACTTGAATGGGAGTGAGTCCATGTCAACCACACTGAAGCCAAAGGCTCACCAGTGTCCCCTCTGTCCTATGACCTTTGCTAAAGCAAGAGGTCTGCGAGCCCACAAATGGCAGGCCCACTCGAAGAGGACAAAGCGTAAAAATAAGATTCTTTTGAGGTTAAAAATGGAGTCCATTGCCTCAAGCAGTGAAGTCAAACAGACCGAAGACAACACTACAGTGAAAAATAGCCCTGTTGgcagaggaaagaagaaaatcAGATCTGACCCTCCACTTGTGAAATTTGTCTTGTGCCTTGAGTGTGGGAAGCAGTGCAGTTCTACGCGCGCCCTCCTTGACCATAAGAAAGTGTGCGTGGAGATCAAGCACGAGTCTAAACAGGAGGTCCAATCTCCTGCAACCATGGCTGAGGTTTCCCCACCTCTTAGCCGTCTGTCAGAGCATACAGCCAAATGCCTCTTCAAGTGTGAtaagtgtggtaaagctttCCAAACAGAGGAACAATTGGGAACCCATAAGACCAAGGCAAAGAGCCGGCCTTACTGCTGCGCTCTGTGCTGCCACGGCTTTTGGACTGAGAATCAGCTGCAACAACACCTCACCTGGCACGATGAAGTCcgctgtcgtctccccaacgagGTTCGCTATAGGCTCAGCGCTGCTATGCCCTCAAAGCCTCTCAAACCTAATATCCCCTCTGCTGACATGAGAGGGACGTCCTTTCCATCCTGTACACTTAACCCAGACAGCCAGTCACAAAGTAGCCATAAGTGCCAACATTGTGGCAAAGCCTTTCTTTCACCAACTGCATTACAAAAACACGAAACTCAGCACTGCAACAATGACTCGTACCATTGCTCTATTTGCCCCAGGACCTTTAGTGAAATACAGGACCTTATCGATCATCACCAGGAATGTATCGGTGATTACAAAAGGCACAGTGATGCCCCCGCTGCGGTCTCATCAGGAGATACTAATGGCCTTACTTGCCTTGAATGTGGAACTACTTTTTGTCAAGAAACCGATTTGCACCAGCACTATATTGAACATGCCAGTAGAGTGTATTAG